A stretch of the Tolypothrix sp. NIES-4075 genome encodes the following:
- a CDS encoding Uma2 family endonuclease: MTALTVNLHPVIELTDEQFFQLCQNNRDLRFERTALGELIIMPPTGWETGNKNSKLAQRLGNWADADGTGLAFDSSTGFKLPNGANRSPDASWVKRSRIETLNPNPARFMPLAPDFAVELRSASDTLQTLRQKMQEYINCGVRLGWLIDPQNQQVEIYRQGQDVEILQSPASLSGEDILLEFVLDLTQILS, encoded by the coding sequence ATGACTGCCCTTACCGTTAACTTACATCCTGTCATTGAGCTAACAGATGAGCAATTTTTCCAACTCTGCCAGAATAATCGAGATTTGCGCTTTGAGCGCACCGCTCTTGGAGAATTAATTATTATGCCTCCAACAGGCTGGGAAACTGGTAACAAAAATTCTAAACTCGCACAGCGCTTGGGCAATTGGGCAGATGCTGATGGTACAGGATTGGCTTTTGACTCGTCAACAGGTTTCAAACTTCCCAATGGTGCAAACCGTTCTCCGGATGCATCCTGGGTTAAACGATCGCGAATCGAAACTCTCAACCCAAATCCCGCACGATTTATGCCACTTGCTCCTGATTTTGCCGTAGAATTACGCTCTGCAAGTGACACGTTACAGACATTACGACAAAAAATGCAGGAGTATATTAACTGCGGTGTGCGTTTAGGTTGGCTTATCGATCCTCAAAACCAACAAGTAGAAATTTATCGTCAAGGACAGGATGTGGAAATTTTGCAATCTCCTGCTAGTTTATCAGGTGAAGATATTCTGCTGGAATTTGTATTGGATTTGACACAGATTTTAAGTTAG